The following are encoded together in the Candidatus Woesebacteria bacterium genome:
- a CDS encoding NUDIX hydrolase, producing the protein MVIPKPKSKQPLPKNASRVFKGVIFDVYQWKQKMFDGSIETYEKLKRQDTVIVFPIMHDGKILLTKQEQPGKKPFIGATGGRVEKGEEIIDAAKRELLEESGYEADEYIFWKSVQPISKIEWSVYIFIARNLKKVAPPKLDSGEKIELMPVNFDEFLEVALQPNFYEQEIYRDAVEAKLDERKKEELKKLFWGM; encoded by the coding sequence ATGGTTATCCCCAAACCCAAATCAAAACAGCCGCTACCGAAAAACGCTTCGAGGGTTTTTAAGGGCGTAATATTTGATGTATATCAGTGGAAACAAAAAATGTTTGACGGTTCAATTGAAACATACGAAAAATTAAAAAGACAAGATACGGTAATTGTTTTCCCTATCATGCATGACGGTAAAATTCTTTTAACCAAACAAGAACAACCCGGTAAAAAACCGTTTATTGGCGCTACCGGCGGAAGAGTTGAAAAAGGGGAAGAAATTATCGATGCCGCCAAAAGAGAATTACTCGAAGAAAGCGGTTACGAAGCCGATGAATATATTTTTTGGAAATCAGTACAACCAATTAGCAAAATTGAGTGGTCAGTTTATATCTTTATTGCTAGAAATTTAAAAAAAGTTGCACCCCCCAAATTGGATTCGGGTGAAAAAATTGAACTGATGCCCGTTAATTTCGATGAATTTTTGGAAGTTGCACTTCAACCAAATTTTTATGAACAAGAAATCTATCGCGACGCAGTGGAGGCAAAATTGGATGAAAGAAAAAAAGAAGAGCTTAAGAAGCTTTTTTGGGGGATGTAG
- a CDS encoding DUF202 domain-containing protein, with amino-acid sequence MNALNHVSTNNEIILRDQLALERTAMANERTLLAYIKTMVGSMAVGVTFLKLFEGPVFYFGGFALIFLGISLLIIGFARFFKVERLLTEIFSPEIHQSSRRKIHNYNKRHFMLFHVHNT; translated from the coding sequence ATGAATGCTTTGAATCATGTATCAACCAATAATGAAATAATTCTTCGAGATCAACTCGCTCTTGAGAGAACAGCAATGGCAAACGAACGTACTTTGTTAGCTTACATAAAAACAATGGTGGGCTCAATGGCAGTAGGAGTAACGTTTTTGAAACTTTTTGAGGGCCCAGTATTTTACTTTGGGGGATTTGCTCTTATTTTCCTGGGGATTAGTTTATTAATTATCGGTTTTGCAAGATTTTTCAAAGTTGAACGGCTTCTGACGGAAATATTTAGTCCTGAAATTCATCAAAGTAGTCGGCGTAAAATTCATAATTACAATAAAAGGCACTTTATGTTGTTTCATGTACATAATACTTGA
- a CDS encoding class I SAM-dependent methyltransferase — translation MKIHYQNVEFIVADLNKRLPFNNGTFDKILCKYVFMFIEKPETLLKEFKRVLKTNGVLVVSNPHPTYWFHFWLASYWNINKREGFSDLKGYFKIKKFSFSIQGDKNLRFSFIHRPLDYYINLFIKSGFNIDKIDESPATREFLKKRS, via the coding sequence ATTAAAATACATTATCAAAATGTTGAATTTATAGTTGCAGATCTAAACAAGAGGTTACCATTTAATAATGGGACTTTTGACAAAATACTTTGCAAGTATGTATTTATGTTTATTGAAAAACCAGAAACACTATTAAAAGAATTTAAAAGAGTATTAAAAACAAATGGGGTATTAGTTGTATCAAACCCCCATCCAACTTATTGGTTCCATTTCTGGCTTGCAAGTTATTGGAATATAAACAAAAGAGAAGGTTTTTCTGATCTTAAAGGATATTTTAAAATAAAAAAGTTTTCGTTTTCAATTCAGGGAGATAAAAATCTCAGGTTCAGTTTTATCCATCGACCTTTAGACTACTATATCAATTTGTTTATAAAATCGGGATTTAATATAGATAAAATTGATGAGTCCCCAGCCACCAGAGAGTTTTTGAAAAAAAGATCCTAA
- a CDS encoding methyltransferase domain-containing protein, translated as MKNINYISQWNESSKSYSKLRLGGLDPYEELVNFPSCLKLLGNIKGKRILDAGSGTGEFSNLLAARGAQVTGIDGAEKLVSD; from the coding sequence ATGAAAAATATTAACTATATAAGTCAATGGAATGAATCCTCTAAATCGTATTCTAAATTACGACTTGGCGGGCTGGATCCGTACGAAGAACTAGTAAATTTTCCTTCTTGTTTAAAACTTTTGGGAAACATAAAAGGTAAAAGAATACTAGATGCTGGTAGTGGGACAGGAGAATTCAGCAATCTCTTAGCTGCGAGAGGTGCACAAGTAACAGGCATAGACGGAGCGGAGAAGTTGGTCTCAGATTAA
- a CDS encoding VOC family protein: MILDNYKEFLDKLFTDIHSEKIDVSGYYLDHFGYQCSSNDDYDNLKPELQKVAEMISENVVGGRRVGIFKLNTPLIYNNKEIPAVELVAPKEAQVCPSALEHAEFVIDTDFDSFIKKYPNLDWDLNAINQPTFPMVKLKLSENTQVKFHLRPVLDIIEDEKKND, from the coding sequence ATGATTTTAGATAACTATAAAGAATTTCTGGATAAATTGTTTACTGATATCCACTCCGAGAAGATTGATGTCTCTGGTTATTATTTGGATCATTTTGGCTACCAATGCTCGTCAAATGACGACTACGATAATTTGAAACCAGAACTACAAAAAGTTGCTGAAATGATATCTGAGAATGTAGTTGGTGGCAGGAGAGTAGGCATTTTTAAGCTCAATACTCCACTTATATATAACAATAAGGAAATTCCAGCAGTTGAGCTGGTTGCCCCTAAAGAAGCTCAAGTTTGTCCTTCAGCGCTAGAACATGCTGAATTTGTTATAGATACTGATTTCGATTCATTTATTAAGAAGTATCCAAACTTAGATTGGGACTTAAATGCTATTAACCAACCAACATTCCCCATGGTTAAACTAAAACTATCTGAAAACACTCAGGTTAAATTTCATTTGAGGCCAGTGTTGGATATTATTGAAGACGAAAAGAAAAATGATTAA
- a CDS encoding HAD-IA family hydrolase has product MIKFVYFDVGGVVIRDFSGTNKWEELKTEMGIKPEQAEEFNEIFDKYEPEVCVGRDVETLVPILRKKLGLELPTNYSFLQDFVSRFEKNESIWSVIEKVKEKYKVGLLTNMYPNMLDEIYKAGLVPDVTWDVVIDSSIEKVRKPQTEIFQLAQERSGFKGEEILFIDNGAKHVDAAKAFGWQGFVYDPNNIEKSNKNLEAIFL; this is encoded by the coding sequence ATGATTAAATTTGTATATTTCGATGTTGGCGGAGTTGTAATCAGGGATTTTAGTGGAACAAATAAATGGGAAGAACTCAAAACTGAAATGGGTATTAAACCCGAACAAGCAGAAGAGTTTAACGAGATTTTTGATAAATACGAACCCGAAGTTTGTGTTGGGAGAGATGTTGAAACCTTAGTTCCCATACTCCGAAAAAAACTAGGTTTAGAATTGCCTACAAATTACTCGTTCCTTCAAGACTTTGTTAGTAGATTTGAGAAAAACGAATCAATCTGGTCAGTTATCGAAAAGGTGAAAGAAAAATACAAGGTCGGACTATTGACTAACATGTATCCAAATATGCTGGATGAAATTTACAAAGCCGGTTTAGTGCCAGATGTTACTTGGGATGTTGTTATTGATTCGAGTATAGAAAAGGTGAGAAAGCCTCAAACGGAAATTTTCCAATTAGCTCAAGAGAGATCAGGATTTAAGGGAGAAGAGATCCTTTTCATAGACAATGGAGCAAAGCATGTTGATGCAGCCAAAGCGTTTGGTTGGCAAGGTTTTGTATATGATCCCAACAATATCGAGAAATCAAACAAAAATTTAGAAGCAATTTTTCTCTAG
- a CDS encoding GIY-YIG nuclease family protein: MNKRLASHKAEQNIATKKFSELKLIYFEKYETRKEAENREIQLKKWSRAKKKALIEGDIDLLIKLSKS; encoded by the coding sequence ATTAATAAGAGACTTGCGTCACACAAAGCAGAACAAAACATTGCCACAAAAAAGTTTTCTGAATTGAAACTAATTTACTTTGAGAAATATGAAACTAGAAAAGAGGCGGAAAATAGAGAGATTCAACTTAAAAAATGGTCAAGAGCAAAGAAGAAAGCATTAATAGAAGGAGATATTGATTTGCTAATAAAGCTTAGTAAATCTTGA
- the lon gene encoding endopeptidase La — MDDKKILIARNVPLVAVRGTVVFPHTEPVLSFGRKKSLAAVNAAFQEDKVVAIFAQKDARTVDPDLDDLFPIGTIATINQMMTTEGEIHAVVRGQARVRLNQVISSEPYLVGKVIEVEDNIEENAETKALTKKLRELFKHSINLGKQAEIMTVMKLVSGPVSSIELVDQVAFLLELKTSDKQKILETLSLKQRLEKVLEFLAHEVNVLDLERSISVKTQKRFENQMRKAMLREKRKTIDEELGEEIEEGSEEIKLYKKKIKKANMPKDVKDRTEKELKKLERLSPHNPETGYIRNYLDWLTDMPWNTFSSNNVSIKNAVNVLENEHYGLRKAKERIIEYLAVMKVKEQSDKRKMAKEGGFKKDKPKEFQPTILCFIGPPGVGKTSIGKSIAHAMGREFVRVSLGGVRDEAEIRGHRRTYVGALPGRIIQGIKNAGTKNPVFMLDEVDKLGVDFRGDPSSALLEALDPEQNREFSDHYLEVPYDLSDVMFICTGNVLDTIPGPLRDRMEVINFPGYTIDEKFDIAKDFLIPKQLRVHGLDDRNIKIDSKSINEIISSYTREAGVRNLERNVATICRKIARLVAEKKKYPTKITPTDVRKFLGPQKYNSLIAEKNNEIGMSTGLAVTASGGEILFIEVSLMPGIGKLTLTGQLGDVMKESATAAFTWAKANWNILGLKENFGRKIDVHIHVPEGAVPKDGPSAGIAMTTALVSALTGIAVRRWVGMTGEVTLRGRVLEIGGVKEKVIAGHRAGLKTIILPKDNKKDMEDVPDKVKKDIKFVFADNLDDVLKIALVKWPIDGVVRNSAIQRPTYLAAN, encoded by the coding sequence ATGGATGACAAAAAAATATTAATTGCACGTAATGTACCACTGGTTGCCGTACGTGGCACCGTAGTTTTTCCCCATACCGAACCCGTTTTATCCTTCGGACGTAAAAAAAGTTTAGCTGCTGTCAATGCAGCTTTCCAGGAAGATAAGGTGGTTGCCATCTTTGCTCAAAAGGACGCAAGAACTGTTGACCCGGATTTGGATGATCTTTTCCCGATTGGCACTATCGCGACAATTAACCAAATGATGACAACTGAAGGTGAAATTCATGCGGTCGTACGTGGTCAGGCACGGGTTAGATTAAATCAAGTAATTTCCTCTGAACCATATCTAGTCGGTAAGGTTATTGAAGTCGAAGACAACATTGAAGAAAATGCCGAAACTAAAGCCTTGACGAAAAAACTACGTGAATTGTTCAAACACTCGATTAATCTGGGGAAACAAGCAGAAATCATGACGGTAATGAAGCTTGTCTCCGGACCCGTATCGTCGATTGAACTTGTCGACCAGGTTGCTTTTTTACTTGAATTAAAAACTTCGGATAAACAAAAAATATTAGAGACTCTATCTCTCAAACAACGACTCGAAAAGGTGTTGGAATTTCTTGCACACGAAGTAAATGTGCTGGATTTGGAGAGATCAATTTCCGTTAAAACGCAAAAGAGATTCGAAAATCAAATGAGGAAAGCGATGCTCAGAGAGAAAAGAAAAACGATCGATGAAGAACTGGGTGAGGAAATTGAAGAAGGCTCGGAAGAAATAAAATTATATAAAAAGAAAATAAAAAAGGCGAACATGCCCAAAGACGTCAAAGACAGAACGGAAAAGGAACTAAAGAAATTAGAAAGATTATCGCCTCACAATCCCGAAACCGGGTATATAAGAAATTACTTGGATTGGTTAACGGATATGCCCTGGAATACGTTTTCTTCAAATAATGTATCGATAAAAAACGCAGTTAATGTTTTAGAAAATGAACATTACGGACTGAGGAAAGCAAAAGAAAGAATTATTGAATACTTAGCTGTTATGAAAGTAAAAGAACAAAGCGATAAAAGAAAGATGGCCAAGGAGGGTGGTTTCAAAAAGGACAAACCCAAGGAGTTTCAGCCGACAATATTATGTTTTATAGGCCCTCCGGGTGTTGGAAAAACCTCGATAGGCAAATCGATTGCGCACGCAATGGGACGTGAATTTGTAAGAGTATCCCTCGGAGGTGTGAGAGATGAGGCCGAAATTAGAGGACACAGAAGAACGTATGTCGGTGCTCTTCCCGGAAGAATTATACAAGGTATAAAAAACGCGGGGACAAAAAATCCTGTTTTTATGCTCGACGAGGTTGACAAACTTGGTGTTGACTTTAGAGGTGATCCAAGCAGTGCGCTTTTGGAAGCGCTTGATCCAGAACAAAACAGAGAATTTTCGGATCACTATTTGGAAGTACCTTATGATCTAAGTGATGTCATGTTCATTTGTACAGGGAACGTTCTCGATACGATCCCGGGACCGCTTCGAGACAGAATGGAAGTTATAAATTTCCCCGGTTATACCATTGATGAAAAGTTTGATATAGCAAAAGATTTCCTTATTCCCAAGCAACTTAGAGTACATGGTTTGGACGATAGAAATATTAAGATTGATTCAAAATCAATAAATGAAATTATTTCAAGCTATACCAGAGAAGCGGGTGTAAGGAATCTGGAACGAAATGTTGCCACAATTTGCAGAAAGATAGCTCGTTTGGTTGCCGAAAAGAAAAAATATCCCACCAAAATAACACCAACTGATGTACGTAAGTTTTTAGGTCCACAAAAATACAACTCACTGATTGCCGAAAAAAACAATGAGATCGGTATGTCAACGGGGCTTGCAGTAACCGCATCCGGTGGCGAAATATTGTTTATTGAAGTGTCATTGATGCCGGGTATTGGAAAACTTACTCTAACCGGGCAATTGGGTGATGTAATGAAAGAATCAGCAACCGCCGCATTTACCTGGGCAAAGGCAAATTGGAACATACTTGGACTTAAAGAGAATTTCGGAAGAAAAATCGATGTTCATATCCATGTACCCGAAGGAGCCGTTCCCAAGGATGGACCATCAGCCGGAATCGCGATGACAACAGCTTTGGTCTCAGCGCTTACCGGTATTGCTGTTAGAAGGTGGGTCGGGATGACCGGAGAAGTGACTCTAAGAGGTAGAGTTTTGGAAATTGGCGGTGTCAAAGAAAAAGTTATTGCAGGGCATCGTGCAGGTTTGAAAACTATCATCTTACCCAAGGACAACAAAAAAGATATGGAAGATGTACCCGACAAAGTTAAAAAAGACATTAAGTTTGTGTTTGCAGATAATCTTGATGATGTTTTGAAAATTGCACTTGTTAAATGGCCGATTGACGGAGTGGTGAGAAATAGTGCCATACAAAGGCCGACTTATTTAGCCGCAAATTAA
- a CDS encoding phosphatase PAP2 family protein, protein MNPAVLSSNTNIYITFFASILIWLMFFGLAILWVIDGRVKKELVLHTVIAVMVAWVITEIIKTLFPTLRPYQVNGMPPITISLFKTNGSFPSSHSAVAFSIAASVYLHNKKIGALFALCAVLVGIGRVIGNVHYPFDIIAGAAIGIIVAYSISKMHVNNLIAKRKTKKRHRS, encoded by the coding sequence ATGAATCCTGCAGTTTTATCCAGTAACACAAATATTTATATTACTTTTTTTGCAAGCATCCTAATTTGGCTGATGTTTTTTGGATTGGCAATTTTGTGGGTAATTGATGGTAGGGTTAAAAAAGAACTCGTACTTCACACGGTTATCGCGGTTATGGTTGCGTGGGTAATAACCGAAATTATCAAAACCCTGTTTCCCACGCTTCGTCCTTACCAGGTAAACGGTATGCCTCCAATTACCATTAGTCTGTTTAAAACCAACGGGTCATTTCCCTCGTCGCATTCGGCTGTAGCTTTTTCGATCGCTGCCAGCGTTTATTTGCACAACAAAAAAATCGGTGCCCTTTTTGCACTATGTGCAGTTTTAGTGGGAATTGGCCGAGTAATTGGCAATGTACATTATCCATTTGATATAATTGCGGGAGCTGCAATTGGAATTATTGTTGCATACTCAATAAGCAAAATGCATGTTAATAATCTAATCGCAAAAAGGAAGACAAAAAAAAGACATCGCAGTTGA
- a CDS encoding L,D-transpeptidase, whose amino-acid sequence MHKNFLLILASSTLLIILFTQLFNKPTVKQAPYEIQQACAPFDISGIPDLTGDVAYFENKKISVPDEVLAMRETAVLGVSSEERWIEVDLSEQKLIAWEGNTQYMQTPISSGLKWWKTPTGEFRIWIKLRATKMEGGEGRYYYNLPNVPYVMFFENDSVPGWKGYGIHGAYWHNEFGTPRSHGCVNLPVSEAAKLYDWASPTLPSGKWSVKSDKDNQGTRVVIHE is encoded by the coding sequence ATGCATAAAAACTTTCTGTTAATTTTAGCTTCTTCTACTTTACTAATTATCTTGTTTACACAACTATTTAATAAGCCAACCGTAAAACAAGCTCCGTATGAAATTCAACAAGCATGTGCACCTTTTGATATTTCCGGTATACCTGATCTGACAGGAGATGTTGCATATTTTGAAAATAAAAAAATTTCTGTCCCCGATGAAGTATTGGCGATGCGTGAGACTGCCGTTTTGGGTGTATCAAGCGAGGAGCGATGGATAGAAGTTGATTTATCGGAGCAAAAACTAATTGCTTGGGAAGGAAATACGCAATACATGCAAACACCGATATCCTCGGGTCTAAAATGGTGGAAGACACCAACCGGTGAATTTAGAATTTGGATAAAATTACGTGCTACAAAAATGGAAGGTGGAGAAGGTAGGTATTATTATAATTTGCCAAATGTTCCCTACGTTATGTTTTTTGAGAATGATAGTGTGCCCGGATGGAAAGGCTATGGAATTCACGGAGCTTATTGGCATAATGAATTTGGTACCCCGCGGTCTCATGGATGTGTAAATTTACCTGTTAGTGAAGCAGCTAAGCTGTATGATTGGGCTTCTCCCACGCTACCTTCGGGGAAGTGGTCGGTCAAATCTGACAAAGATAATCAGGGAACCAGAGTGGTAATTCACGAGTAA
- a CDS encoding diacylglycerol kinase family protein, which produces MGLRHSTQKSFRYAFSGIKTAYISEPNLRIHTVMGTLAVLFGIVLKLSQTEWLLLVFTIFYVITLELMNTVLEAIVDLVSPEVKNAAKTAKDVSAAMVLIAAFMSIIVGVTLFLPKIIALV; this is translated from the coding sequence ATGGGCTTACGACATTCAACTCAAAAAAGTTTTCGATATGCATTTTCTGGTATCAAAACCGCCTACATTAGCGAACCAAATCTAAGAATACATACAGTCATGGGTACACTTGCAGTGCTTTTCGGAATCGTACTAAAACTATCACAAACAGAATGGCTTCTTTTGGTATTTACCATTTTTTACGTGATTACACTTGAACTTATGAATACAGTGCTCGAGGCAATTGTTGATCTTGTTAGTCCCGAAGTTAAAAATGCAGCAAAAACAGCAAAAGACGTATCCGCTGCGATGGTATTAATTGCCGCTTTTATGTCAATAATTGTCGGAGTTACTCTCTTTCTCCCCAAAATTATCGCTTTAGTCTAA
- a CDS encoding undecaprenyl-diphosphate phosphatase: protein MELLYPTLLGILQGFTEFFPVSSSGHLVIAQQIVPGFSQPGVLFDVFLHAGTLLAVIIYFYKDILKLTFRDYFFLGCATLPATVVGFLFSDSIELLFDNAKLVGLMLMITAFLNYLTDKNIKKRSIGFADVKNPMKTSFVIGLFQAIAITPGISRSGSTIFAGTKYGLKAQEAAKFSFLLSIPAIIGANILQFVKYGNVSEINVITYSAGFLAAVISGYIAIAWVIKLLDTNKFRYFSYYCLFVGVLVVVFLD, encoded by the coding sequence ATGGAATTACTATACCCAACATTACTTGGAATATTGCAAGGCTTTACTGAATTTTTCCCGGTTTCCTCGTCCGGTCATCTTGTGATTGCTCAACAAATAGTCCCGGGTTTCAGCCAGCCTGGAGTGCTATTTGATGTATTTTTACATGCCGGTACACTGCTTGCTGTTATCATTTATTTTTATAAAGATATTCTTAAACTTACTTTCAGGGATTATTTTTTCTTGGGGTGTGCAACTTTACCTGCTACTGTTGTCGGTTTTCTTTTTAGTGATTCGATTGAATTGCTGTTTGATAATGCAAAATTGGTAGGACTTATGTTAATGATTACAGCTTTTCTAAACTACCTAACGGATAAAAACATTAAGAAGCGGTCGATCGGTTTTGCGGATGTGAAAAATCCCATGAAAACATCTTTCGTTATCGGACTTTTTCAGGCAATTGCCATTACACCGGGCATATCTCGATCCGGATCTACCATTTTTGCAGGTACGAAATATGGTCTCAAAGCACAAGAAGCGGCGAAATTTAGCTTCCTACTATCAATTCCCGCCATTATCGGAGCCAACATTTTACAATTTGTGAAATATGGTAATGTTTCTGAGATTAACGTTATTACTTATTCGGCTGGTTTTTTGGCGGCTGTGATATCGGGTTACATAGCAATTGCTTGGGTGATAAAACTATTAGATACTAATAAATTCAGATATTTTTCTTATTACTGTTTATTTGTCGGTGTTTTAGTTGTTGTGTTTTTAGACTAA
- the truB gene encoding tRNA pseudouridine(55) synthase TruB produces MFLLVDKSKGVTSHDVVNSVRKITGEKRVGHAGTLDPNATGLLIIAVGRDSTKKLDSLTNHASKTYLATLMLGEERDSDDIEGRVINKIEIDKINIPSSAKVVTVLNSFVGEQKQIPPIFSAIKVKGRKSYQLARKGNIVELKPRTIMIHSIKLIDYEFPKLIIDCDVSSGTYIRAIARDVGRKLNMYGYLEDLRRTKIGDFKVDNAVDLHKLKTDNWIKYAIEL; encoded by the coding sequence ATGTTTTTGTTGGTCGACAAAAGTAAGGGCGTTACCTCACACGATGTTGTGAACTCGGTTAGAAAGATTACCGGTGAAAAAAGAGTGGGGCATGCCGGTACACTTGACCCAAATGCGACTGGACTACTAATTATTGCTGTGGGTCGCGACTCGACAAAAAAATTAGACTCTCTTACCAATCATGCAAGTAAAACATACCTTGCGACACTTATGCTCGGCGAAGAAAGGGATTCCGACGATATTGAAGGGAGAGTTATCAATAAAATTGAGATAGACAAAATTAATATTCCAAGTAGTGCAAAAGTTGTGACCGTTTTAAATAGCTTCGTTGGGGAACAAAAACAAATACCACCTATTTTTTCTGCAATCAAAGTTAAAGGAAGAAAGTCTTATCAGTTGGCCAGAAAGGGAAATATAGTAGAACTTAAACCACGAACAATAATGATTCATTCTATTAAACTAATCGATTATGAGTTTCCCAAACTTATTATTGACTGTGATGTATCAAGCGGAACATATATTCGCGCCATAGCTCGAGATGTAGGACGAAAACTAAACATGTATGGTTACTTGGAAGATTTAAGAAGGACGAAAATCGGAGATTTCAAGGTGGATAATGCCGTAGATTTACATAAATTAAAGACTGACAATTGGATAAAGTATGCTATAGAATTATAA
- a CDS encoding fructose-bisphosphate aldolase class I: MDKKILNAVAKKLVADGKGILASDSSVGSMTRRLEKVGIESTKETRMAFRDIFITSEGLEDYITGVILFDETIREYSDGGDLFTKILLDKGVMPGIKVDKKAWPMANFPGEMLAEGLDGLRDRLIEYKNMGATFAKWRAVITIGEGIPTDTCINSNAESLARYAALCQEVDIVPVVEPEVVMDGSHDMERCESVTYSTLKKVFTKLTEHRIYLGGMILKPNMILPGKDSKQKIEDDKVAEATFRVLNEVVPDEVPGVVFLSGGQSADDATRRLNLIAQRSVEAPWEVSFSFERALQEDALNAWEGKKENVEKAKAEFIKRAKKVCSARKGEL; encoded by the coding sequence ATGGACAAAAAGATCTTAAATGCGGTAGCCAAAAAGTTGGTTGCCGACGGGAAAGGAATTTTAGCTTCAGATTCAAGCGTCGGCTCAATGACAAGACGTCTCGAAAAAGTTGGTATCGAATCAACCAAAGAGACCAGGATGGCATTTAGGGATATTTTCATTACCTCGGAAGGTCTAGAAGATTACATCACAGGAGTAATTTTGTTTGATGAAACGATTAGAGAATATTCCGACGGGGGAGATTTGTTTACAAAAATCTTACTTGACAAAGGTGTCATGCCCGGAATAAAAGTTGATAAAAAAGCATGGCCAATGGCGAATTTTCCGGGTGAAATGTTGGCGGAAGGATTGGATGGATTACGCGACAGATTAATTGAATATAAGAATATGGGTGCGACATTTGCGAAGTGGCGGGCTGTAATTACTATTGGCGAGGGTATACCGACAGACACATGCATTAATTCTAATGCGGAAAGTTTAGCTCGCTATGCCGCACTTTGCCAAGAAGTGGACATTGTTCCGGTTGTTGAACCCGAGGTTGTTATGGATGGAAGTCACGACATGGAAAGGTGTGAATCAGTGACCTACTCCACACTTAAAAAAGTATTTACAAAACTTACGGAACATAGGATTTATTTAGGTGGGATGATATTAAAGCCGAATATGATACTTCCGGGAAAAGACAGTAAGCAAAAAATTGAAGATGATAAAGTTGCCGAAGCAACTTTCCGTGTATTAAACGAAGTAGTTCCGGATGAAGTACCAGGAGTTGTCTTTTTGTCTGGAGGGCAAAGTGCAGACGACGCAACAAGGCGTCTTAATTTAATTGCCCAAAGATCAGTTGAGGCACCTTGGGAAGTAAGTTTTTCGTTTGAACGAGCGCTTCAGGAAGATGCATTGAATGCGTGGGAAGGTAAGAAAGAAAATGTTGAGAAAGCGAAAGCGGAATTTATCAAGCGAGCGAAAAAAGTTTGCAGCGCAAGAAAAGGAGAACTATAA